The Brasilonema sennae CENA114 genome includes a region encoding these proteins:
- a CDS encoding SDR family oxidoreductase, with product MDLQNKVAIITGASSGIGEATARELDAAGMNLVLTARSEDKLNKLAASLTHATFVAGEVSDPELPKRLLEEALSSFGRADALVNNAGVMVVGTVETVDIEALCQMVRINVEAAFRMAYVFARHFKQHGNGFIVNLSSISGTTNYPTMAAYCGSKHAIESFTDCLRLELAGSGVGVGCVEPGKVATNLYQNWSEEEKQMVAIEQPLVAEDIARGIRFLLQQPSNVNIGRLLITPANQSA from the coding sequence ATGGACTTACAAAATAAAGTTGCCATCATCACCGGAGCAAGCAGTGGTATCGGTGAAGCTACTGCTCGTGAATTGGATGCTGCCGGAATGAATCTCGTCCTCACCGCTAGAAGTGAAGACAAACTCAACAAGTTAGCTGCTAGCCTCACTCATGCTACGTTTGTTGCTGGTGAGGTGAGCGATCCAGAATTACCCAAACGTTTATTAGAAGAGGCACTTAGCTCATTTGGTCGAGCAGATGCCCTTGTTAACAATGCTGGGGTGATGGTCGTTGGAACAGTTGAAACCGTTGATATTGAAGCACTTTGCCAGATGGTACGCATCAATGTTGAAGCAGCTTTTCGCATGGCTTATGTTTTTGCAAGGCACTTCAAACAACATGGGAATGGATTTATTGTCAACTTGTCCAGCATTTCAGGGACGACGAACTACCCCACAATGGCAGCTTACTGCGGTAGTAAACATGCCATAGAATCCTTTACCGATTGCTTGCGGTTAGAGTTGGCGGGTTCTGGGGTTGGTGTTGGCTGTGTTGAACCGGGCAAGGTAGCGACGAACCTTTACCAAAACTGGAGTGAAGAGGAAAAGCAAATGGTTGCGATCGAACAACCGCTTGTCGCAGAGGATATCGCCAGAGGAATTCGATTCCTGCTACAGCAACCCAGCAACGTAAATATTGGTCGCCTGCTGATCACACCAGCGAATCAGTCGGCATAA
- the map gene encoding type I methionyl aminopeptidase, which translates to MNILSNLLFQPAQNNGQKRQRRGIEIKSPREIDIMRQSAKIVATVLKEISELVKPGMTTADLDAHAEKRIREMDATPSFKGYHGFPGSICSSINNEVVHGIPNPKKVIRTGDVLKVDTGAYYQGFHGDSCITIAVGEVTPEAARLIRVAEETLFKGIEQVKAGNDLMDIAGAIEDHVKANKFVVVEDFTGHGVGRNLHEEPSVFNFRTREMPNVKLRAGMTLAIEPILNAGSRYTRILSDRWTAVTVDNSLSAQFEHTVLVTETGYEILTDRTKL; encoded by the coding sequence ATGAACATTCTCAGTAACCTGCTTTTTCAACCAGCTCAAAACAACGGTCAAAAAAGACAACGTAGAGGAATTGAAATAAAATCGCCGCGTGAAATTGACATTATGCGGCAATCAGCAAAAATAGTGGCAACTGTGCTAAAAGAAATTTCTGAGCTGGTCAAGCCAGGTATGACGACCGCTGATTTGGATGCTCATGCGGAAAAACGTATCCGAGAAATGGACGCAACACCAAGTTTTAAGGGATATCATGGCTTTCCTGGTTCAATCTGCTCTAGCATCAACAATGAAGTTGTGCATGGCATCCCTAATCCAAAAAAAGTTATCCGCACTGGAGATGTTTTAAAAGTTGATACTGGCGCATATTACCAAGGCTTTCATGGTGATTCTTGCATCACAATCGCTGTCGGCGAAGTCACCCCAGAAGCAGCCAGACTGATTCGTGTTGCAGAAGAAACTCTTTTTAAAGGCATTGAACAAGTGAAAGCAGGAAACGACCTGATGGATATTGCTGGGGCAATTGAAGATCATGTCAAAGCAAACAAGTTTGTTGTGGTAGAAGATTTTACTGGACACGGTGTTGGTCGCAACCTACATGAAGAACCCTCGGTTTTTAACTTCCGCACCCGTGAAATGCCTAATGTCAAACTGCGTGCAGGTATGACGCTGGCGATTGAGCCAATTTTGAATGCTGGTTCCAGGTATACACGCATATTATCTGACCGTTGGACAGCTGTAACAGTGGATAATTCTCTATCCGCTCAGTTTGAGCATACTGTGTTGGTGACAGAAACTGGATACGAGATTTTGACTGATCGTACAAAGCTTTAG
- a CDS encoding glycosyltransferase, giving the protein MRIAIIALGSQGDVQPYVALGKGLKQAGHVVRVLTHENFEDLVSSHGLDFWAFQGNVQQIIETQKMRELLEKGNFLGIMFHTAKESQRLAINWAQEGLVACQGMDMLLTGVGGLYIGISLAQKLRLPLLQAYVFPFTPTKAFPGVVFAQSIAKFGSAVNWLSHHLIRQIMWQGFRTADASARKQVLNLPVAPFFGPYNATCLHRYPILYGFSPSIIPQPSDWKNTHVTGYWFLDSAPNWTPPSALMEFLQGGSPPVYIGFGSMGNRNPEETANLVLQTLARTRQRGIILSGWSGLHKENLPDTVYRLDSIPHSWLFPRVAAVVHHGGAGTTAAGLRAGVPTIVIPFFGDQPFWGRRVAELGVGPEPIPRKQLTVERFAQAIQKAMSDQTMRQRAANLGKKIQAEDGIASVVAVVQDIERRRIA; this is encoded by the coding sequence ATGCGTATCGCTATCATTGCTTTAGGAAGTCAAGGCGATGTTCAACCTTATGTTGCTTTGGGAAAAGGTTTAAAACAAGCGGGTCATGTTGTGCGCGTATTGACCCATGAAAACTTTGAAGATCTGGTTAGTTCGCATGGTCTGGATTTCTGGGCTTTTCAGGGTAATGTGCAACAAATCATTGAAACCCAGAAAATGCGTGAGCTTTTGGAGAAAGGGAATTTCCTTGGCATTATGTTCCATACCGCAAAGGAATCCCAGCGCCTAGCGATCAATTGGGCACAAGAAGGTTTAGTGGCTTGTCAAGGCATGGATATGTTGTTGACAGGAGTTGGAGGACTATATATTGGTATTTCACTGGCTCAGAAGTTAAGGCTTCCATTGCTTCAAGCCTATGTCTTTCCCTTTACACCTACTAAAGCATTTCCTGGTGTTGTGTTTGCGCAGTCCATTGCCAAGTTTGGAAGTGCAGTTAATTGGTTGTCCCATCATTTGATTAGGCAGATAATGTGGCAGGGGTTCCGAACAGCCGATGCATCAGCACGAAAGCAGGTACTTAACTTGCCTGTAGCCCCGTTTTTTGGCCCATACAATGCCACCTGTCTACATCGTTATCCAATTCTTTATGGTTTCAGCCCATCCATAATTCCCCAGCCATCGGATTGGAAGAACACCCATGTCACTGGCTACTGGTTTTTGGATTCAGCACCTAATTGGACTCCACCCTCAGCCCTGATGGAGTTCCTGCAAGGCGGTTCACCTCCTGTGTATATCGGGTTTGGGAGTATGGGCAATCGGAATCCGGAAGAAACTGCCAATCTCGTCTTGCAAACCCTGGCACGAACGCGGCAACGTGGCATCATACTCTCTGGCTGGAGTGGTCTGCATAAAGAAAATTTACCGGACACCGTTTATCGTTTGGACTCCATACCCCATTCATGGCTTTTCCCGCGTGTCGCGGCTGTTGTGCATCATGGCGGTGCGGGAACAACAGCTGCCGGACTCAGGGCAGGTGTTCCTACGATTGTTATTCCCTTCTTTGGTGATCAACCCTTTTGGGGACGCCGCGTAGCGGAATTAGGTGTTGGACCAGAACCTATTCCACGTAAGCAACTAACGGTTGAACGATTTGCCCAAGCGATTCAAAAGGCTATGAGCGATCAAACGATGCGTCAACGTGCAGCGAATCTGGGGAAAAAAATCCAAGCCGAAGATGGAATCGCAAGCGTTGTTGCTGTTGTACAGGATATAGAAAGACGTAGGATTGCCTAA